Proteins encoded in a region of the Planococcus shixiaomingii genome:
- a CDS encoding phosphoenolpyruvate synthase encodes MEPYVLGFNEIDKSYLSSVGGKGANLGEMTKAGFPIPQGFCVSTSAYRSFLQASSEMEGFYEELNQLHFDDLEQISRLAQQIRDHINSLTMPEEVKNAIVSAWQATGRDKAYAVRSSATAEDLPSASFAGQQDTYLNVIGQEALLKAVQNCWASLYTDRAISYRAKNGFDHRSVFLSVVVQEMVFPEVSGILFTADPVSGHRHTISIDASYGLGEALVAGLVTADLYQVRSGQIIKKQISKKELAIYSLPQGGTITKPLPPESQEAQALSDSQILELAAIGQQIENHYGSEQDIEWAYANNKFFILQSRPITSLYPLPAVSDTDFHVYINFGYIQMMTAPMKPISISLISNVTNFLVPTPAANKRILREAGGRAFADFTKPLSLPPMRRRILKLMGGMDKAMATALLEATSHQEFQRVTVPKKVVARTVIRVAPHVVTVLAKAANNLLFKNPATANRQATAFINEKVAENKNILAMLSCAERVRFIRRSMRNMFPEILTKIVPYFIAGMLASGRLETKLKNKFGDVEAAELLSKLYKSLPGNVTTEMGIQLGDLADHARKSPQLIAYLQNADNPNFYEGLYNVPGGLEFKKELDRFLGEFGSRCAGEIDIAKPRWSEEPAQLVPSIMSNIQTASPGEHRNKFYQGELEAEETAQYILSHFGFIEKKWVFRLLKVYRNLMGMREHHKFALIQLMYLYKRAMLEDARFLVEKGVLAKTEDIFYLSLEEFIALLENGNAVLKEGTIEARKRKNLSDQKLRSPRILTSDGEMLNGRPVVEGGPEGAIIGSGVSAGVVEGIARVVLQPEDAKLNRGEILVAPFTDPGWTPLFTSAVGLVTEVGGMMTHGSVVAREYGIPAVVGVDNATELIKDGEWIRVDGTQGFVEKIEHP; translated from the coding sequence ATGGAACCATATGTACTGGGCTTTAATGAAATTGATAAATCCTACCTCTCTTCTGTCGGCGGAAAGGGAGCAAACTTAGGCGAAATGACAAAAGCCGGTTTTCCAATTCCACAAGGATTTTGTGTCTCGACGTCTGCTTACCGGTCTTTTTTGCAAGCAAGCAGCGAAATGGAAGGTTTTTACGAAGAGCTGAATCAACTTCACTTTGACGACTTGGAACAAATCAGCCGGTTGGCGCAGCAAATCCGGGACCACATTAATTCCCTAACCATGCCCGAAGAAGTTAAAAATGCCATTGTTTCTGCCTGGCAAGCGACAGGACGGGACAAAGCATACGCCGTCCGGTCCAGTGCAACTGCAGAAGATTTGCCGTCCGCTTCTTTTGCAGGACAACAAGATACTTATTTAAATGTTATTGGCCAGGAAGCTCTATTAAAAGCTGTTCAAAATTGCTGGGCTTCGCTGTATACTGACCGCGCGATCTCTTACCGTGCGAAAAATGGCTTCGATCACCGCTCAGTCTTTCTTTCAGTCGTCGTCCAGGAAATGGTGTTTCCTGAGGTTTCCGGGATTTTATTTACAGCGGATCCGGTATCCGGCCATCGCCACACCATTTCCATCGATGCCAGCTACGGCCTTGGCGAAGCGTTAGTGGCGGGACTTGTAACGGCGGATTTATACCAAGTCCGAAGCGGGCAAATCATTAAAAAACAGATTTCCAAAAAAGAGCTCGCCATTTATTCACTGCCTCAAGGCGGTACGATTACAAAGCCCCTTCCTCCTGAATCGCAAGAAGCGCAAGCATTGTCCGATTCTCAAATTCTAGAGCTCGCCGCCATCGGTCAGCAAATTGAAAACCATTACGGTTCTGAACAGGACATTGAATGGGCGTATGCCAATAATAAATTCTTCATTCTCCAAAGCCGGCCCATCACATCACTTTATCCCCTACCCGCCGTTTCCGACACGGATTTTCACGTTTACATCAATTTCGGTTATATCCAAATGATGACCGCGCCCATGAAACCGATATCCATTTCACTCATTAGTAATGTTACCAACTTTTTGGTTCCTACCCCAGCAGCCAATAAACGAATTTTGCGGGAAGCCGGTGGCCGGGCATTTGCCGATTTCACTAAACCTTTATCCCTTCCTCCTATGCGTCGCCGCATTTTAAAACTTATGGGCGGCATGGATAAAGCGATGGCAACTGCATTATTGGAAGCCACTAGCCACCAAGAATTCCAACGCGTAACTGTGCCAAAGAAAGTTGTTGCCCGTACCGTAATAAGAGTGGCACCACACGTTGTAACAGTGCTGGCCAAAGCGGCCAACAATCTTCTATTCAAAAATCCGGCAACAGCGAACCGCCAGGCAACTGCATTTATCAACGAAAAAGTGGCGGAAAACAAAAACATTCTGGCCATGCTGTCCTGTGCTGAACGCGTCCGTTTCATCCGTCGCAGCATGCGCAATATGTTTCCTGAAATCCTGACTAAGATTGTGCCTTATTTTATTGCGGGTATGTTGGCTTCCGGAAGGCTCGAAACAAAATTAAAAAATAAATTCGGCGACGTTGAAGCCGCTGAATTGCTCAGCAAGTTATACAAGTCCTTGCCTGGCAATGTGACAACTGAAATGGGGATCCAATTAGGAGACTTGGCCGATCATGCTCGAAAATCCCCTCAGTTGATCGCCTATTTGCAAAACGCAGATAACCCCAATTTTTACGAAGGGTTGTACAATGTTCCCGGCGGTCTTGAATTTAAAAAAGAACTGGACCGCTTTCTTGGCGAATTCGGTTCTCGCTGCGCAGGGGAAATCGACATCGCTAAACCTCGATGGAGCGAAGAACCGGCCCAGCTTGTCCCTTCCATTATGAGTAATATTCAAACCGCGTCACCTGGCGAGCATCGAAATAAGTTTTATCAAGGCGAACTGGAAGCAGAAGAAACAGCGCAATACATCCTTTCTCATTTTGGTTTTATTGAAAAAAAATGGGTTTTTCGGCTGCTGAAGGTTTATCGCAACTTGATGGGCATGCGTGAACACCACAAATTCGCGCTGATACAGCTCATGTATTTGTACAAACGCGCCATGCTGGAAGATGCCCGGTTCCTAGTTGAAAAAGGTGTGTTAGCGAAAACGGAAGACATTTTTTATTTAAGCCTGGAAGAATTTATCGCTCTGTTGGAAAACGGCAATGCGGTGCTGAAGGAAGGCACCATTGAAGCGAGAAAAAGAAAGAATCTATCGGATCAAAAGCTCCGTTCTCCGCGCATATTGACAAGTGATGGCGAGATGTTAAACGGCAGACCGGTCGTTGAAGGCGGTCCAGAAGGAGCGATTATTGGTTCAGGCGTTTCCGCTGGTGTAGTCGAGGGCATCGCAAGAGTCGTTCTGCAGCCAGAAGACGCCAAACTTAATCGCGGAGAAATTTTGGTGGCCCCTTTCACCGATCCCGGGTGGACGCCTTTGTTTACATCGGCGGTCGGTCTTGTAACAGAAGTTGGCGGCATGATGACTCACGGGTCTGTTGTGGCGCGTGAATATGGAATTCCTGCTGTCGTGGGCGTCGACAATGCGACAGAATTGATAAAAGATGGGGAGTGGATTCGCGTGGACGGGACTCAAGGA
- the yhfH gene encoding protein YhfH, translated as MKTYEERPKKECQECGCEIHEQRESIVYECERCIGNKDE; from the coding sequence ATGAAAACTTACGAAGAGCGTCCTAAAAAAGAATGCCAAGAATGCGGCTGTGAAATCCATGAACAGCGTGAATCCATTGTTTACGAATGCGAACGTTGCATCGGGAATAAAGACGAATAA